The Callospermophilus lateralis isolate mCalLat2 unplaced genomic scaffold, mCalLat2.hap1 Scaffold_578, whole genome shotgun sequence genome includes the window CACCTCTGGGGGCCCCACCATGCATGCCCTGCTCAGTCCCCAGTGGAAGCCTCTCCCTGGCCACTGAGCGTCCCACTGGAGCCCCCTCTCGCTGCAGTGCGGTGGTGGAAGGACTTTTTATAGCCACAGATGCCACTGATATATTTAAATCTCCTCCTGGGCTGGGGGATGGAACCACTGCCCAGAGCCCTGCTTGTGGCCACATGTGTGTCCTTATGGCTAGGGTGTGCACAGGGACTCAAGTGGGCAGCTGCGGGGAGGGTGGGTTAAATCGAGGGACTCAGGAGAGAGGCTGTAGACACTCAgtgctcagccccagcccagtgcagattggcttcctccttagtcaCCCCACTGGAGGACATGGAACCTTCCTGGAAGATGTGGGACCTGTCTGGGTCACAGCCTCCTGCCCCAGGCCAGAAGGGGGACAGTGATCTGAGACAAATGGGATGTACCCACATCCACTTACCCCATCAGCCACTGGTCCCCACATTACATGCAAATACCAAGGGTCACATACCATGAAGGGGTGCTGCATTGCTCTGACCCCAAGGCTCCTGTGTCTCAGGAGAAGGACTGCAATCCCCCAGAAAGAGATACCTCAGAGGCCACAGACTCCCCtcccacagcccagatggggctcGGACCTCTGAGGGGTCTTCAGGTCTGGTGGGAGCAGTGTGAGGAGGGGCATTGCTGTCAGAGACATGGGTTGCCCAGCAGAGCCCAGGTCCAGGATGTGTGTCCCCACAGCCACTATCACCCATTCCTACTGCCCCACCCTAAATGCTGTCCAGCCCTGGGACTCTGGTACATTTGAAAATACGCCTGTgataccagctacttgggaggctgaggcaggaggattgcaagttcaaagccagtctcagaaatttagtgagaccctgtctcaaaataaaaagtaaaaagagggtGGAGCaagggctgggactcagtggtagggccttgggtttgatccccagcatcacaagggaaaaaaaaaagaaagcagtcaATAACCCTGCAGTCACAGGACCCGCTGTTCTTTATTCCTGGAAGCTGCAGGGTTATtgactgctttcttttttttaggtttcactctgttttctctctttttattgagAGAAACCCGCGGGCCGGGGTTTGCGGGGCCGGGAGAGGGGGAGCTGTGCCGAGGTCGCGGTGTGGAGTCGGGGGAAGCGGGGAGAAGCCCCGCGTCGAGGGCCTGGCCGTGGGTCGCGATCCGGGGAGGGGGCGCGGGCGCGTGCGGGCTCCGCGGCGGTCTGCTTCGGGGCCGGGCTGCTCCATCCCGGCGCGGACCCCGGCGGGCGCGAGGCCCCGGCCTGGCTCGCAGGCCCGCGCTCACAGGTGCGTGTCCTCCTCTAACACGTCCGAGTCCTCGGGGTCCCGCTTGCCCCCCATGAGCGCGCTCCAGCTCCCCGGGCCGTTGATGGCCCCGCCACCGTTCAGGCTCAGCTGCTTCTCCTGCATCTCCGACTGGCTGTCGCTGGCCACGTCCAGCGTGAGGTTGTCGTGGCAGCCGTTCTCTACGAAGCGCAGCTCCTCGCCATGCGACTGCAGCGGTGGGAGAGGGCGCTGGGCGAGGGCGCTGGGCGCGGGCTTCGCTCCCCGGCCCGCCGAACTGCCCCGGGGCTTAGTAAGACCCGACGGGGCACCCCCAGGGGACCCCCTGAAGCTGGCATGCTCCCACTTTTCTGGTGCCACGCTGAGCTCCTGAATGACCCTTCGCACTAGGACACCCTGTCGCCCCCTGGGCTCGTGCGATCCCTTCCAACAGCCTTTGCAAGTCAAAGTCAAAAAGTGGCCCCTGGAACTGGGGACAGGGCGGAGATGCTGGAGGTTGGACTTCTGCCCACTGGGCGCTCTGCACAGCTGTCCCTGTCCTTGACCAGGCCCAGGCATGGTCACGCCATGTGAAATGAAAACTAGGGTCTGGTCCTAAAGAGGAACCCGGTGGCAGGGGCCCAGGCTGGGGCTGGAGGCCTCTTGGCACACAGATCACCAAGTCACATTGGGGAAGAGACCCTTCTTTGGTCCCAGGGCCACTAGGCCCTCCAGCTCCTCTTCTTTCTGGATGTGCAAAGTAGCTACATCCACATTCCCAACCTCTAAAGTCGGCCGCCCCCCTCGGGTCGCTCAGCTCGCCCTTGGGTGCCCTGCCACGGACAGGTCAGCCAGGGCTGCTGGCGAGGCAGAGCCACTCCCCCGGCCACCCAAAGGGAGCCCCGGTCAGCCCTCGACTCTAAGCCACCAAAGGTGACAGAAGTGCTGCCTTTCAAGAGTGGGACAACTCCCTTCTCAATATGGGTGCCCAGAGCCAATGGTAAGGAAGCCTTTGGATGCAGTAGCTgtcatcccagcgactcaggaggctgaggcaggaggatctcaagttggaggccagcctctacaacttagcaaggccctgagcaactcagcgagaccctgtctctaaataagatataaaaaggggctggggacagggctcaggggtcgagggcccctaaattcaatccctgatatgtttaaaaaagggagaaaatgaaAGACCCCTTAGAAACCTTAAAATGCAAAAAGCAttctgtctccctccctcccagtcTGTTTTGTCCTTGTTTGTGGGTTTGTAGCATTGACGGGGCTGATGGTCCTGGGGTCAGGCTGGCCCTGGGACCCCGCCCCGCTCTGCGCATGCGCTGGCCGGCCACTCACACAGTCCACATTCTCGGTCATGTTCAGGATGATGTAGTTCTTCCCCGCCAGGTTGCTCCAGTCCTTGCAGATGACCTGGACCAGGAGACGGAAAGAGGGTGGCCGCAGTAAGAAGGTGTCCCGGGGGACAGAGACCTGACACCCTGTGGGAAGCCGGAAGACACCGGCTGCTGCGGGTCTGCGGAGCCAAGTGGGACGGGCGACCTCTACAAGGTGACAGGCCACTGGTTCTGCCCAGGAGCCACAAACCCAGGTGGCTTCAGAGACCCGCTGAGGGCGCCTCAGAGAAAAGGGGAACTGTCCCTGGGGCCAGGCTGCGGGGGCCTGTTCAGAGACTGGGGGCAGGTTGCCGGGTCTGTGGGTCACAGGCAGACCCTATCCTGGTGTGGCTGTGACATGTCCCCAGAGCCCCCGTGGGGACGATGTAGGAAGGTCCAGAGGAGGAGTGAGGGGTGTGAGGCCTGAACCCCAGCACTGAATGGCTCCCTGGGGGTCCCCTGGTGGCCCCTGGTGGGGTGTGGGGAGGAGGTGGCCCTGGGGCCGTGGCTTGGGGTCTCTATTTGTCCCTGGAGCGTAGAGTCCCTGCTCCCTGGTCCCCATGGGAGCTGCTCCCTCCCCACACTcctcctccatgatgtcctgcctcccctcgGCCCAAGAGTGGGGCTGCCATCTGTGGACTAGGACCTGGGACATCCTGGGCCCCACGTCCACTGTCCTGCTCTGCAGTTGTGCTGGAGGGATCttaagtcacagcagcaaaaaagctgcctACAACAGACCCCTGCtgggcacgcctgtcatcccagtgactcaggaggctgaggcaggaggatcacagttagaggccagcctcagccaaagtgaggctctaagcaactcagggaaaccctgtctctaaataaaatgcaaaacagggctggagagGGGCTCAGGGGTcctgggccctgggttcaatccctggtccccccACCACAAACCtggccccttccttcccttctgaaAACTGTGGGTGTGTGTTGGAGGCCGGGGGTGGAGGGGCGCAGGCCAGCCACCTGCTGTGCTTCTCCTAGGAGCAACACCAGAGGCCACGGCGCAGCAGTAGCCTCCTGAACAGTGGAAACCAGGAGGGGCCACCAAGCCTCTCCCAAGGTCTTTACGCTCGAGTGTGGCACACGCCCCAGGCTGGGCCGTGAGGAGTGGCGATGTCCCAGGCTTCCCTGGGGCTCTGGGGACAGCCCCACCTGACAGGCCCTGCCCCACTGCACCAGCCGGGGTGACGGGGAGGCCCACAGGGTGCAGCCGAGGCCCATGCGCCCCTCACCTGTGTGGAGTCCCAGGGGGTCCTGGAGGGCGCTGCGGCCACCGGGCCCTTCTGTGGCTGCTGGCTGGGTGTGTCTGGCCCCAGGGTGGCAGGGGAAGGGGTCGGCTCCGAGTCTTGGGGGGCTGGTGGGAAAGAGGCTGAGGTCCTAGGGTCGAGGTGACCCTCACCTGGGGCTCTGGTTGCAGGGGACGGAGCCAGGGGCGGCAGGTCCCCGGGCCGGCCAGCCAAGTCGGGGGCCCCCACAGTGGCGTCTTCACGGGGTCCTGGAGGGACCTCGAACTCTACCCCGAGTCCCGCCGCTGGCAGCATGGTGGCCGTGTCCTCCTGGCTGGACAAGTCCTGGTCCCCCAGGGTCACCGTGCGTGGGGTGACAGAGGGTGGCGACAGGCTGGGCTCCGCACTGCTCTCCGCGTCCACGCCCGATGACGCCTGGTCCCCAGAGTCCTCCTGCCAGGGTCTGGTGGCCCCCGGAGCCTGGCTGCTGCTGCCCCTGGGAGGAGAGTCTGGTGCCTGCGTGGTGGCCTCCGCCTGGGGTCCGCTCACAGGAAGCAgctgttcttcctcctccttctcctcctcctccttctccctctcctcctcctcttcctcctcttcctcctcctcctcctcctcctcttcctcctccagggGCATGTGCCAGGGAGGCTCCACCAGGTTCATCTTGGGCAAGGAAGAGGGGAGTCCCAGAAGGTCCTGGGGCTGGTCAGCGTCCTCCAGGGATCCCGACTTCCCCGTTAAGTCCGGGAAGACGTAGTCTAGAGACAGGAAAAGTGCGTTGGCTTCTTCAAACCCGGACTTACTGGGATCCACTGGGCAGGGCTGAGCGACAGGAAAGAGCTATCACCTGCCTACAGGGACAGGGACGCATCAGTCTTGGTCATGTGCGGCGAGAGTGGGAAATGAGGCTGGGGAGGAGGGCAGGGTGAACACAGAACACAGGGGTCTGGCTCTTGGTTTTTTTagtcccagggattgaatccaggggccctcgacccctgagccatgtccccagccatttttacattttattgagagacagggtctccctgagttgctcggggtcttgctaagctgctgaggctggcctccaccttgtgatcctcctgccccagcctcccaagcagctaagTGAtatcctgactctaaataaaacataaaaaaggtatggagacgtggctcagtggttaagtacccctgagttcaatctctggtaccaaaaaaaaaaaaaaaaagaaagaaaaaaaaggaaaacatctTAATATTTTCAGATTCAATATGAAATTATACCcataaaacaaatacataaaaggaTAAAAATT containing:
- the LOC143640715 gene encoding podocalyxin-like protein 2, producing the protein MGLGAGLGAPGSGFPSYESEESRILQPPLYFFEEEELNASSLDLGPTADYVFPDLTGKSGSLEDADQPQDLLGLPSSLPKMNLVEPPWHMPLEEEEEEEEEEEEEEEEEEREKEEEEKEEEEQLLPVSGPQAEATTQAPDSPPRGSSSQAPGATRPWQEDSGDQASSGVDAESSAEPSLSPPSVTPRTVTLGDQDLSSQEDTATMLPAAGLGVEFEVPPGPREDATVGAPDLAGRPGDLPPLAPSPATRAPGEGHLDPRTSASFPPAPQDSEPTPSPATLGPDTPSQQPQKGPVAAAPSRTPWDSTQVICKDWSNLAGKNYIILNMTENVDCGVVPLLKGSTSVTFGGLESRADRGSLWVAGGVALPRQQPWLTCPWQGTQGRAERPEGGGRL